The following coding sequences lie in one Rutidosis leptorrhynchoides isolate AG116_Rl617_1_P2 chromosome 6, CSIRO_AGI_Rlap_v1, whole genome shotgun sequence genomic window:
- the LOC139851444 gene encoding uncharacterized protein, whose product MAYDQNALPNNSLRPIHIARTIADESHIVAPVNLPNSNPLPREVATCSPGTIPVYYPATAPAVPDTGSGYVGLSYGNVVPSVANWLPRMPPPVTAAGVGLVPATYGYDNNSNNSFNNNNNNASLAPRSYDVNSGLVSAGGSNASDHASDEGTEDSFSGRKVKFLCSYGGKILPRPSDGMLRYVGGDTRIISVRRDVGFNELIQKMFDSYGRNVVIKYQLPGEDLDALVTVSRPDDLENMMDEYDKLLERSDGSGKLRVFLFTDVDSSSVIQFKDLQESGQKYVEAVNGLGDSFGGIGRKGSIASASSTQNSELSGTEGGVDNVTNEQIQVIGASSGNVFSPGGSSAATVHGGKSVTVPASPRQSDHEVEILERTIPVQVQQQPPQQFRYELQPPVGTVPPPGPPGQPYVSTYVDPRSGTFSRTEYIQVQPTQLGYQSQIMSSIGSLYAQPQVHDNLVGIGVGPPQYITPSSHFRPNPVPVPVPVAVAAPGPAPVQTLAPQYVQQQEVRMEHFPERSVHLSTDQTYTSYQPQVQVQTQISPPVMTGPYGWNQVQGQAQAQAQAHEQVTFSEARVPTQQMIYPEPVPRFDGCIMCQKALPHAHSDTVAQELKGSPKSAVSDVNPAYQSLRVEDARRMMQSNRVRASDRTIVSTPYGTLVHQVPQCSHEPVQQSVVPVQYQTKQETGVSNDLNPVGGPSPTPNTPVHESPREYNPTNNIPLVVTKEENVDSGFTYHNLQMSPQDVLVNNEQIRYAENPRDDILENRPINFDKSQIVLDTNYISPEAPQLHGIQSTESYNVNNLGGTDPSPAFYGVDSARVTGGNKPITEWNVYSSQFEPKSGAETVLIDTLIPFTGVKETQDGVNSLFSNQDPWMLGSDSHFPPPQPNKLMAKKEGVGEKEESPTGNSLIDQPSANLELNFGVEHGHSDKGSAEELIKQELQAVAEGVAASVLHSSTPSDLDSNIPGSEASQSSEARNINADVSRGTEVEDTKTKVPEKANLGFPASDGLGRLQIIKNIDLEELRELGSGTFGTVYHGKWRGSDVAIKRINDRCFAGKASEQERMREDFWNEAIKLADLHHPNVVAFYGVVLDGPGGSVATVTEFMVNGSLRTALQKNERNLDKRKRLLIAMDVAFGMEYLHGKNIVHFDLKSDNLLVNLRDPHRPICKVGDLGLSKVKRQTLISGGVRGTLPWMAPELLNGSSSLVSEKVDVFSFGIVMWELLTGDEPYADLHYGAIIGGIVSNTLRPPVPDSCDPEWRCLMERCWSAEPIERPSFTEIANQLRTITSKVPPKVQAC is encoded by the exons ATGGCGTATGATCAAAATGCGTTACCTAATAATAGTTTACGCCCAATTCATATAGCTAGAACAATTGCTGATGAATCACACATTGTTGCACCTGTAAACCTACCCAATTCCAATCCCTTACCACGTGAAGTAGCCACGTGTAGCCCTGGAACAATTCCGGTTTATTATCCAGCAACCGCTCCGGCTGTTCCTGATACCGGTTCAGGTTATGTCGGTTTGAGTTATGGTAATGTAGTTCCATCGGTCGCTAATTGGTTGCCACGTATGCCACCGCCTGTAACAGCTGCTGGTGTAGGTTTAGTACCTGCTACTTATGGATATGATAATAACagcaataatagttttaataataataataataatgctagtttAGCACCACGCAGTTATGATGTGAATTCAGGATTGGTTAGTGCGGGTGGTAGTAACGCATCTGATCATGCTAGTGATGAGGGTACGGAAGATTCGTTTTCAGGGAGGAAAGTTAAGTTTTTGTGTAGTTATGGTGGAAAGATATTGCCTAGACCTAGTGATGGGATGCTTAGATATGTTGGTGGGGATACTAGGATTATTAGTGTTAGAAGAGATGTGGGATTTAATGAGTTGATTCAAAAGATGTTTGATTCGTATGGACGAAACGTTGTTATTAAGTATCAGTTACCTGGTGAGGATCTTGATGCACTTGTAACTGTTTCGAGACCGGATGATTTAGAGAATATGATGGATGAATATGATAAGTTACTCGAAAGGTCTGATGGTTCAGGTAAATTGAGAGTCTTTTTGTTTACAGACGTTGATTCATCGAGTGTTATTCAGTTTAAGGATTTACAAGAAAGTGGACAGAAATATGTGGAGGCGGTGAATGGATTAGGGGATAGTTTTGGTGGTATAGGCAGGAAAGGGAGTATTGCAAGTGCTTCTTCTACACAAAATTCTGAATTGAGTGGGACTGAAGGCGGTGTTGATAATGTAACAAATGAGCAAATTCAGGTGATTGGTGCATCATCTGGTAATGTGTTTTCTCCTGGCGGCAGTTCTGCCGCCACTGTTCATGGTGGTAAATCTGTTACTGTTCCAGCTTCACCCCGTCAATCTGATCATGAGGTGGAAATATTGGAAAGAACGATTCCCGTTCAGgtacaacaacaaccaccacaacagtTTAGGTATGAATTGCAGCCGCCAGTTGGCACCGTTCCACCGCCAGGTCCGCCAGGACAACCTTATGTCTCGACTTATGTTGATCCACGCAGTGGGACATTTAGCCGTACAGAGTACATTCAGGTTCAACCAACACAATTGGGGTACCAATCTCAGATTATGAGCAGCATTGGCTCACTCTATGCACAACCACAAGTTCATGACAATTTAGTTGGAATTGGAGTTGGCCCACCTCAGTATATTACTCCTTCATCACATTTCAGGCCAAATCCTGTTCCTGTACCAGTTCCGGTTGCTGTTGCGGCTCCGGGTCCCGCTCCTGTGCAAACTCTGGCTCCTCAGTACGTGCAGCAACAAGAGGTTCGTATGGAACATTTCCCAGAAAGATCTGTTCATCTTTCTACTGATCAAACCTACACAAGTTACCAACCTCAAGTTCAAGTTCAAACTCAGATATCTCCTCCTGTAATGACTGGACCTTACGGTTGGAATCAGGTTCAGGGCCAGGCCCAGGCCCAGGCCCAGGCCCATGAACAGGTGACTTTTTCTGAGGCCAGGGTACCCACTCAACAGATGATATACCCTGAGCCAGTGCCTAGATTTGATGGTTGTATTATGTGTCAAAAAGCATTGCCTCATGCACATTCAGACACTGTTGCACAAGAACTTAAAGGAAGTCCTAAATCAGCTGTGTCTGATGTAAATCCAGCTTACCAGAGTCTTAGAGTGGAGGACGCTAGGAGAATGATGCAAAGTAACAGGGTTCGTGCAAGTGATCGTACAATCGTATCAACCCCTTATGGTACATTGGTTCATCAAGTTCCTCAATGTAGTCATGAACCAGTTCAACAGTCTGTTGTACCGgttcagtatcaaacaaaacaggaGACTGGGGTCAGTAATGATTTGAATCCTGTTGGTGGTCCTTCACCAACTCCAAACACTCCGGTTCATGAATCCCCAAGGGAGTACAACCCTACTAATAATATTCCTCTAGTTGTTACTAAAGAAGAAAATGTTGACTCTGGCTTCACATATCATAATCTACAGATGAGTCCTCAAGATGTTCTTGTCAACAATGAACAGATCAGGTATGCTGAAAATCCACGAGATGACATATTGGAAAATAGACCCATCAATTTTGATAAATCCCAGATTGTTCTTGATACAAATTACATTTCCCCCGAAGCTCCACAATTGCATGGAATTCAGTCAACAGAGTCTTATAATGTGAACAATTTGGGTGGTACTGACCCAAGTCCGGCCTTTTATGGTGTTGATTCAGCTCGTGTGACTGGGGGAAATAAACCAATTACTGAATGGAATGTATACTCGTCTCAGTTTGAGCCGAAGAGTGGAGCAGAAACTGTGCTAATAGACACTCTTATTCCATTTACTGGGGTTAAGGAAACCCAGGATGGTGTAAACTCACTCTTTAGCAACCAGGATCCTTGGATGTTGGGAAGTGATTCACATTTTCCGCCACCTCAGCCCAACAAACTTATGGCGAAAAAGGAAGGTGTTGGTGAAAAAGAAGAATCGCCTACAGGTAACTCGCTAATTGACCAGCCAAGTGCTAATTTGGAGTTGAATTTTGGTGTGGAACATGGTCATTCTGACAAAG GTTCAGCAGAGGAATTGATCAAACAAGAACTTCAAGCGGTTGCTGAAGGTGTGGCTGCTTCTGTTCTTCATTCATCAACTCCCTCTGATCTTGACTCAAATATACCTGGCTCGGAAGCCAGCCAAAGTAGTGAAGCTCGTAATATTAATGCTGATGTGTCGCGAGGAACTGAAGTTGAG GATACAAAAACAAAAGTCCCAGAAAAAGCAAATCTTGGGTTTCCAGCTTCAGATGGCCTTGGTCGTTTGCAG ATAATTAAGAACATTGATCTTGAAGAGCTTCGTGAACTAGGTTCTGGTACATTTGGAACTGTTTACCATGGGAAATGGAGAGGATCTGATGTTGCAATCAAACGCATAAATGATAGATGTTTTGCCGGGAAAGCTTCAGAACAAGAACGCATG AGGGAGGACTTTTGGAATGAAGCAATCAAGCTTGCAGATCTTCATCATCCAAATGTTGTGGCTTTTTATGGGGTTGTACTCGATGGTCCTGGTGGCTCAGTTGCTACTGTAACAGAGTTCATGGTAAATGGCTCATTAAGAACAGCTTTGCAAAAAAATGAGAG GAATCTTGATAAGCGGAAACGTCTGTTGATTGCTATGGATGTTGCCTTCGGTATGGAATACCTTCATGGAAAAAACATCGTACACTTTGATCTGAAAAGTGATAACTTACTTGTCAATCTCCGTGATCCACATCGCCCCATATGCAAG